Proteins from a genomic interval of Streptomyces sp. SID8374:
- a CDS encoding fumarylacetoacetate hydrolase family protein, producing MTPDNPHAAVALELTAGSTLPQDGTAGSLLARIWNPEVAGPSPAVVREDGVHDISGTFPTVSLLCEEEQPAAALREADGPRIGGLDELLAQTVRNPDDPSVARFLAPVDLQPVKAAGVTFAASMVERLIEERAKGDPAAAAGIRAELAEVLGGDLHGLRPGTPEAAEVKRRLVARGDWSQYLEVGIGPDAEIFTKALPLSAVGPGSRAGVLRESEWNNPEPEVALVVSSRGAIVGATLGNDINLRDYEGRSALLLPKAKDNNASCVLGPFLRLFDDTFGLDAIRSTTVRLEVYGRDGYVLCGKSSQGRSSRAPEDLVRQLMGEHHQYPDGVVLLLGTMFAPVNDRDEPGRGFTHHPGDVVRVSTPELGTLAHEIRYSQECAPWTYGVRALMTGLARRGLL from the coding sequence ATGACCCCCGACAACCCCCATGCCGCCGTGGCGCTGGAGCTCACCGCCGGCAGCACCCTCCCCCAGGACGGCACGGCAGGAAGCCTCCTTGCCAGAATCTGGAACCCTGAGGTGGCCGGACCCTCGCCGGCCGTCGTCCGGGAGGACGGCGTCCACGACATCTCCGGCACCTTCCCCACCGTCTCCCTGCTGTGTGAGGAGGAGCAGCCGGCCGCTGCCCTTCGTGAGGCGGACGGGCCACGGATCGGCGGCCTCGACGAACTGCTGGCGCAGACCGTACGCAACCCCGACGACCCTTCGGTGGCACGCTTCCTGGCCCCGGTGGACCTCCAGCCGGTGAAGGCCGCCGGGGTCACCTTCGCGGCCTCCATGGTGGAACGGCTGATCGAGGAGCGGGCCAAGGGCGACCCGGCCGCCGCCGCGGGCATCCGCGCGGAGCTGGCCGAGGTGCTCGGGGGCGATCTGCACGGTCTGCGCCCGGGTACGCCCGAGGCGGCCGAGGTCAAGCGGCGCCTGGTCGCCCGCGGCGACTGGAGCCAGTACCTGGAGGTCGGCATCGGGCCCGACGCGGAGATCTTCACCAAGGCCCTGCCGCTCTCGGCGGTCGGCCCGGGGAGCCGCGCCGGGGTGCTGCGCGAATCGGAGTGGAACAACCCCGAGCCGGAAGTCGCGCTGGTGGTCTCCTCCCGGGGCGCGATCGTCGGCGCGACCCTGGGTAATGACATCAACCTCCGCGACTACGAAGGGCGTTCGGCCCTCCTGCTGCCCAAGGCGAAGGACAACAACGCCTCCTGCGTACTGGGCCCCTTCCTCAGGCTGTTCGACGACACCTTCGGCCTCGACGCCATCCGGTCGACGACCGTACGTCTGGAGGTGTACGGGCGGGACGGCTACGTCCTGTGCGGCAAGTCGTCGCAGGGGCGGTCCAGCCGGGCGCCGGAGGATCTGGTCCGGCAGCTCATGGGGGAGCACCACCAGTACCCGGACGGGGTGGTCCTGCTGCTCGGCACGATGTTCGCCCCGGTCAACGACCGGGACGAGCCCGGCCGGGGCTTCACCCACCACCCCGGAGACGTCGTACGCGTCTCGACGCCGGAGCTGGGCACCCTGGCCCACGAGATCCGGTACTCCCAGGAGTGCGCGCCGTGGACGTACGGGGTTCGGGCGCTGATGACGGGCCTCGCGCGCCGGGGACTGCTCTGA
- a CDS encoding LacI family DNA-binding transcriptional regulator, whose protein sequence is MSSRDAAAEPVRRRRSGTRSVTLQDVAAIAGVSAQTVSRVLRIPDEVSPATRDRVLAALREAGYVPNLSARNLASNRSKIVATVIPSVSASIFSETLTGLSSVLAPEGYQLLLGYTDYDDKREEELIRSLLGRRPDGFFMTGALHSPAVIKMLKAARVPVVETWDWTDTPLDTLVGFSNEDAMHAMVTCLHQSGYRAPCFVGSLLEGDHRSLRRLDGYRRAVNTYWPGREPRVVDASAYPLNLESGGQLLEVARQAHPDSDVLVFSTDIYANGALLAAAARSIAVPDEIAVSGFGDFELSRLLRPGLTTVSLPNTTIGQEAARMLLTRMRGEKPETAKVDMGFEIRRRESA, encoded by the coding sequence ATGAGCAGCCGCGACGCCGCGGCGGAACCGGTTCGCCGGCGCCGCTCGGGCACCCGGTCCGTGACGCTTCAGGACGTCGCCGCGATCGCCGGAGTATCGGCCCAGACCGTCTCCCGGGTCCTGCGGATACCTGACGAGGTCAGCCCCGCGACCCGGGACCGGGTGCTGGCCGCACTGCGCGAGGCCGGTTATGTGCCCAACCTGTCGGCGCGCAATCTGGCGTCGAACCGCAGCAAGATCGTCGCCACGGTGATCCCGTCGGTCTCGGCCTCCATCTTCTCCGAGACCCTGACCGGCCTGTCCTCGGTGCTGGCCCCGGAGGGCTACCAGCTCCTGCTCGGCTACACGGACTACGATGACAAGCGCGAGGAGGAGCTGATCCGCTCCCTGCTCGGCCGCCGCCCCGACGGGTTCTTCATGACGGGAGCCCTGCACAGCCCCGCGGTGATCAAGATGCTCAAGGCGGCGCGCGTGCCCGTCGTGGAGACCTGGGACTGGACCGACACCCCGCTGGACACCCTCGTCGGCTTCTCGAACGAGGACGCCATGCACGCGATGGTCACCTGCCTCCACCAGTCGGGCTACCGCGCCCCCTGCTTCGTCGGCTCACTGCTGGAGGGCGACCACCGGTCGCTGCGGCGGCTGGACGGGTACCGGCGCGCGGTGAACACGTACTGGCCGGGCCGGGAGCCTCGGGTGGTCGACGCCTCTGCCTATCCGCTGAACCTGGAGTCGGGCGGACAGCTGCTGGAGGTCGCCCGCCAGGCGCACCCCGACAGCGACGTGCTCGTCTTCTCCACCGACATCTACGCCAACGGGGCGCTGCTCGCGGCGGCCGCGCGCTCCATCGCTGTGCCGGACGAGATCGCGGTGTCCGGGTTCGGTGACTTCGAGCTGTCCCGGCTGCTGCGGCCCGGTCTGACCACGGTGTCCCTGCCCAACACCACCATCGGCCAGGAGGCGGCCCGCATGCTGCTGACGAGGATGCGGGGCGAGAAGCCGGAGACCGCGAAGGTGGACATGGGCTTCGAGATCCGCCGCCGCGAGAGCGCCTGA
- a CDS encoding CoA transferase, which yields MKVLEGIRVLDLSIAMSGPFAAMKLADLGADVIKVEPTTGEWQRHAAAGGAQGNEVNASFLSLNRNKRSLSVDLKSPEGSRLVRELVATADVFLQNYRPGVAQRLGVDYETLRAIKPDLVYVSVSGYGESGPYAKRPGQDLLLQAMSGALFSAGEPGAAPLAAPFFLVDAFAAYSAFEGALAALFHRQRTGQGQLVEVNMLDAIIAAQMQEITVRTVGGVRQSRSEHIHAHSYIRAPYGIYPTRDGHVALSFAEPATLAEVMGDPRLAGYEAERDGFTERDAISALVEENLRRETTGHWLETLEAAGVWCGPVYDYDQLLTDPQVVHNGSFLTYEHPTEGTVTTPGFPFRLAASPQTVERPAPVNGQHSREVLSELGLPDDAIGRLAEDGVVFCAPTE from the coding sequence ATGAAGGTTCTCGAAGGGATTCGCGTACTCGATCTCTCGATCGCGATGTCCGGACCGTTCGCCGCCATGAAGCTGGCGGACCTCGGGGCCGACGTGATCAAGGTCGAGCCCACCACGGGGGAGTGGCAGCGTCACGCGGCGGCCGGAGGGGCCCAGGGCAACGAGGTCAACGCCTCGTTCCTCTCGCTCAACCGCAACAAGCGCAGCCTGTCCGTGGACCTCAAGTCGCCGGAGGGCAGCCGGCTGGTGCGCGAGCTGGTGGCCACCGCGGACGTGTTCCTCCAGAACTACCGCCCCGGCGTCGCGCAGCGCCTCGGCGTGGACTACGAGACGCTCCGCGCGATCAAACCGGACCTCGTGTACGTCTCCGTCTCCGGGTACGGGGAGAGCGGACCGTACGCCAAGCGGCCGGGGCAGGATCTCCTCCTACAGGCCATGAGCGGGGCCCTGTTCAGCGCCGGCGAGCCCGGCGCCGCGCCGCTCGCGGCCCCGTTCTTCCTGGTCGACGCCTTCGCCGCCTACTCCGCGTTCGAAGGGGCCCTCGCCGCGCTCTTCCACCGCCAGCGCACCGGCCAGGGGCAGCTGGTCGAGGTCAACATGCTCGACGCGATCATCGCCGCCCAGATGCAGGAGATCACCGTGCGTACGGTGGGCGGGGTGCGCCAGAGCCGCAGTGAACACATCCACGCCCACAGCTACATCCGGGCCCCGTACGGGATCTACCCCACCCGCGACGGACATGTGGCGCTCTCCTTCGCCGAGCCCGCCACCCTGGCCGAGGTGATGGGCGATCCCCGGCTGGCCGGTTACGAGGCGGAGCGCGACGGCTTCACGGAACGCGACGCGATCTCCGCGCTCGTCGAGGAGAACCTGCGCCGGGAGACCACCGGCCACTGGCTGGAGACCCTGGAGGCGGCCGGAGTGTGGTGCGGCCCCGTCTACGACTACGACCAGTTGCTCACCGACCCCCAGGTCGTGCACAACGGGTCCTTCCTCACCTACGAGCACCCCACCGAAGGGACCGTGACCACCCCCGGGTTCCCCTTCAGGCTCGCCGCCAGCCCGCAGACCGTGGAGCGCCCCGCTCCCGTCAACGGCCAGCACAGCCGGGAAGTGCTGAGCGAGCTCGGACTTCCCGACGACGCCATCGGCCGCCTGGCCGAGGACGGCGTCGTCTTCTGCGCCCCCACCGAGTAG
- a CDS encoding MFS transporter has translation MDTSPVPVTREATVRARRASMASAVGSLVEWYDFGLYGAAATLIFKDYFFGTDDPFVGLMASFATFAVGYFARPFGGMVFGHLGDRIGRKPVMVVTLALMGISTALIGVLPGHDSVGFLAPLLLVVLRLAQGLGAGAEYAGAVVLSSESAPPSRRGFYASWSGAGVWIGSALGLSVFQGVLALTGDDFYTWGWRLPFLLSLLLLAVSFYIRRKVAETDSFEAVKESEEAPKVPLAQLLRTEKRRLLVALGSNVILSGYSYIPQVWILSYLTDNVGLAAGLALAVNAVVLVSGALFMPFFGALGDRIGRRRLFLYGTAFGIAWPFPMFALIDTHRTPLIIAALVICFVCSVAVCYAAQAAFLPEMFPPALRYSGVAFARETSGAILAGTTPLVATALYRAADSWWPIAVCMVVYASIALVSVHYSKFFRSDARQGDDAAFASEDTWNSSDPGGAAPTAKAVV, from the coding sequence ATGGATACGTCCCCAGTCCCCGTCACCCGCGAGGCCACGGTCCGGGCCCGCCGGGCCTCGATGGCCTCGGCGGTGGGCAGCCTCGTCGAGTGGTACGACTTCGGCCTCTACGGTGCCGCGGCGACCCTGATCTTCAAGGACTACTTCTTCGGGACCGACGACCCGTTCGTCGGCCTGATGGCCTCGTTCGCCACCTTCGCGGTCGGCTACTTCGCCCGCCCCTTCGGCGGCATGGTGTTCGGGCACCTCGGCGACCGGATCGGCCGCAAACCGGTCATGGTGGTCACCCTCGCGCTGATGGGCATCAGCACCGCACTGATCGGCGTGCTCCCCGGACACGACAGCGTGGGATTCCTCGCACCGCTGCTGCTGGTCGTCCTGCGACTGGCCCAGGGGCTCGGCGCCGGGGCGGAGTACGCCGGTGCCGTGGTCCTGTCCTCCGAGTCGGCCCCGCCCTCCCGACGGGGCTTCTACGCCTCGTGGTCGGGCGCGGGCGTGTGGATCGGCTCGGCGCTGGGGCTCTCCGTCTTCCAGGGTGTCCTGGCACTCACCGGGGACGACTTCTACACCTGGGGATGGCGGCTGCCCTTCCTGCTCAGCCTGCTGCTCCTGGCGGTCTCCTTTTACATCCGCCGCAAGGTGGCGGAGACGGACTCCTTCGAAGCGGTCAAGGAGTCCGAGGAGGCACCGAAGGTCCCGCTCGCCCAACTGCTGCGCACGGAGAAGCGACGCCTGCTGGTGGCGCTGGGCTCCAACGTCATCCTGAGCGGATACTCCTACATCCCCCAGGTGTGGATTCTGAGCTACCTCACGGACAACGTGGGGCTGGCGGCCGGTCTCGCCCTGGCGGTCAACGCGGTGGTCCTGGTATCGGGAGCCCTCTTCATGCCGTTCTTCGGCGCCCTGGGCGACCGCATCGGGCGCCGCAGGCTCTTCCTCTACGGAACGGCCTTCGGCATCGCGTGGCCCTTCCCGATGTTCGCGCTGATCGACACCCACAGGACTCCGCTGATCATCGCCGCCCTGGTGATCTGCTTCGTCTGCTCCGTCGCGGTCTGCTACGCCGCCCAGGCCGCCTTCCTCCCGGAGATGTTCCCGCCCGCACTGCGCTACTCGGGCGTGGCGTTCGCCCGCGAGACCAGCGGCGCCATCCTCGCCGGCACGACCCCCCTGGTGGCGACGGCGCTCTACCGGGCGGCGGACAGCTGGTGGCCCATCGCGGTCTGCATGGTCGTCTACGCCTCCATCGCGCTCGTCTCCGTCCACTACTCGAAGTTCTTCCGGTCGGACGCCCGCCAGGGCGACGACGCGGCCTTCGCCTCCGAGGACACCTGGAACTCCTCCGACCCGGGCGGCGCGGCCCCGACCGCGAAGGCGGTGGTCTGA
- a CDS encoding MaoC family dehydratase, with the protein MRLVERYFEDYTVGEAQEGGSRTLDQGDISTFAGLTMDFHPAHMDRAFAEERFGGRLVHGVLTFGLVVGLTVEYNPRAVAYGYERIRFPRPVLAGDTVSATSVVTEVREHRKPGIGLVTKQYTGTNQHGETVLSCLHILAVDRRS; encoded by the coding sequence ATGCGCCTCGTGGAGCGCTACTTCGAGGACTACACGGTGGGAGAGGCCCAGGAGGGCGGCTCCCGGACCCTGGACCAGGGCGACATCAGCACCTTCGCCGGGCTGACCATGGACTTCCACCCGGCCCATATGGACCGCGCCTTCGCCGAGGAGCGGTTCGGCGGCCGGCTCGTCCACGGCGTGCTGACCTTCGGCCTGGTCGTGGGACTCACCGTCGAGTACAACCCGCGCGCGGTGGCGTACGGCTACGAACGGATCAGGTTTCCCCGGCCCGTCCTCGCAGGTGACACCGTGTCGGCCACCAGCGTGGTGACCGAGGTGCGCGAGCACCGAAAGCCCGGAATCGGGCTCGTGACCAAGCAGTACACCGGCACCAACCAGCACGGCGAGACCGTCCTGTCCTGCCTGCACATCCTGGCCGTCGACCGGCGGAGCTGA
- a CDS encoding aldehyde dehydrogenase (NADP(+)), protein MPLEGAMFIGAERRRGTGPAIRSSDPRTDTPLEPAYPSGGAPDVRDACERAARAAVRYRSLPPADRAAFLERIADRVEELGDELIDRAVAESGLPRGRISGERDRTTGQLRLFAEEIRTGEWAEVHIDPAPPAGRRPAGPDLRRRHIAVGPVAVFGASNFPLAFSVAGGDTAAALAAGCPVVVKGHQAHLGTSELVGSAVAAAVRDCGLPEGVFSLLFGAGNDLGQALVADPRIRAVGFTGSQAGGLALLRTAAARPVPIPVHAEMSSVNPVFLLPGALRERVEELAEGFTGSLTLGAGQFCTNPGLVIAVAGEDLDRFLASASAAIGRGAAQTMLTAGIHRAYEEAAERLRDEAGVQEIATGLPGEGENTAVARLFTVTAQDFLENPGLQEEAFGAASTVVVCRDPDQLTEVADALRGQLTATVHHGEGDGPVAAELLPVLEDTAGRVLFDGWPTGVEVSHAMVHGGPFPATSDGRTTSVGTLALRRFLRPVCYQNLPAGLLPPELSDANPYGLPRRTDGVRECAPRT, encoded by the coding sequence ATGCCCCTCGAAGGAGCCATGTTCATCGGCGCGGAACGGCGCCGCGGAACCGGTCCCGCCATCCGCTCGTCCGACCCCCGGACCGACACCCCTCTGGAACCGGCCTACCCCTCGGGCGGCGCGCCGGACGTCCGCGACGCCTGCGAGCGCGCGGCCCGTGCCGCCGTACGCTACCGCTCCCTGCCGCCCGCCGACCGGGCCGCGTTCCTGGAGCGGATCGCGGACCGCGTCGAGGAGCTGGGGGACGAGCTCATCGACCGGGCCGTCGCCGAGAGCGGCCTGCCCAGGGGCCGGATCAGCGGAGAACGCGACCGCACCACCGGGCAGTTGCGCCTCTTCGCCGAAGAGATCCGCACCGGGGAGTGGGCCGAGGTCCACATCGACCCGGCCCCGCCCGCCGGCCGCCGTCCGGCGGGGCCCGATCTGCGCCGGCGGCACATCGCGGTCGGGCCGGTGGCGGTTTTCGGCGCGAGCAACTTCCCGCTCGCCTTCTCCGTGGCCGGAGGGGACACCGCGGCGGCACTGGCGGCGGGCTGCCCGGTCGTGGTGAAGGGCCACCAGGCCCACCTGGGCACCTCCGAGCTGGTCGGCTCCGCCGTGGCGGCGGCCGTCCGGGACTGCGGGCTGCCCGAAGGCGTGTTCTCCCTCCTCTTCGGGGCCGGCAACGACCTCGGGCAGGCCCTGGTGGCGGACCCCCGGATTCGCGCGGTCGGGTTCACCGGCTCGCAGGCCGGCGGCCTCGCCCTGCTGCGTACGGCCGCGGCCCGCCCGGTCCCGATCCCGGTCCACGCCGAGATGAGCAGCGTCAACCCGGTCTTCCTGCTGCCGGGCGCGCTCAGGGAGCGGGTCGAAGAGCTGGCCGAGGGCTTCACCGGATCACTGACGCTCGGCGCGGGGCAGTTCTGCACCAACCCCGGCCTGGTGATCGCGGTGGCCGGAGAGGACCTCGACCGCTTCCTCGCCTCCGCGTCGGCCGCCATCGGCCGCGGGGCCGCACAGACCATGCTGACAGCGGGCATCCACCGGGCCTACGAGGAGGCGGCGGAGAGGCTGCGGGACGAGGCGGGGGTCCAGGAGATCGCCACCGGCCTGCCGGGGGAGGGCGAGAACACGGCGGTGGCCAGACTGTTCACCGTCACCGCCCAGGACTTCCTGGAGAATCCCGGACTCCAGGAGGAGGCGTTCGGCGCGGCGTCGACCGTGGTCGTCTGCCGGGACCCGGACCAGCTCACGGAGGTGGCCGACGCCCTGCGGGGACAGCTCACCGCGACCGTCCACCACGGGGAGGGCGACGGTCCGGTGGCCGCGGAGCTGCTGCCGGTACTTGAGGACACGGCCGGCCGGGTCCTGTTCGACGGCTGGCCGACCGGGGTGGAGGTGAGCCACGCGATGGTGCATGGCGGGCCCTTCCCCGCCACATCGGACGGCCGCACCACTTCGGTGGGGACGCTCGCGCTGCGGAGGTTCCTGCGCCCCGTCTGCTACCAGAACCTCCCTGCCGGCCTCCTTCCGCCCGAGCTCTCCGACGCCAACCCCTACGGTCTGCCCCGCCGCACCGACGGCGTCCGGGAGTGTGCTCCCCGCACCTGA
- a CDS encoding M55 family metallopeptidase: protein MKILISADMEGATGVTWPADVLPGTPQWERCRPMFTSDVNAAALGFYDGGADEVLINEAHWSMRNLLLEQLDDRVQMLTGRHKSLSMVEGIQHGDVDGIAFVGYHTGAGTEGVLAHTYLANSITGVWLNGDRASEGLLNAHVAAEYGVPVVLVTGDDLTCVDAGGYAPEARKVAVKDYVSRYAAVCRTPARTAADIRTAARDAAALAVRQTPVTGGTYTVELEFDAEHLAAAATVVPGVAPSGERRVAYTSGTMYEGIRTFKAVTTIVSSAVEEQYG from the coding sequence ATGAAGATCCTCATCAGCGCCGACATGGAGGGCGCCACCGGAGTGACCTGGCCGGCCGACGTGCTGCCGGGCACCCCGCAGTGGGAGCGCTGCCGGCCGATGTTCACCTCCGACGTGAACGCGGCCGCCCTCGGGTTCTACGACGGCGGCGCCGACGAGGTCCTCATCAACGAGGCCCACTGGTCCATGCGGAACCTGCTCCTCGAGCAGCTGGACGACCGGGTCCAGATGCTCACCGGCCGGCACAAGTCGCTCTCGATGGTGGAGGGCATCCAGCACGGGGACGTCGACGGCATCGCCTTCGTCGGCTACCACACCGGCGCCGGTACGGAGGGGGTCCTCGCCCACACCTACCTGGCCAACTCCATCACCGGCGTCTGGCTCAACGGCGACCGCGCCAGTGAGGGCCTCCTCAACGCCCATGTCGCCGCCGAGTACGGCGTCCCCGTCGTCCTCGTCACCGGCGACGACCTGACCTGCGTGGACGCCGGGGGATATGCCCCCGAGGCCCGCAAGGTCGCCGTGAAGGACTACGTATCGCGGTACGCGGCCGTGTGCCGCACCCCGGCCCGTACCGCCGCAGACATCCGGACGGCCGCGCGGGACGCCGCCGCGCTCGCCGTCCGCCAGACCCCCGTCACCGGCGGGACGTACACCGTGGAGCTGGAGTTCGACGCCGAGCATCTGGCTGCCGCGGCGACCGTGGTGCCCGGCGTCGCGCCCAGCGGTGAGAGGCGCGTCGCCTACACCAGCGGGACGATGTACGAAGGTATCCGCACGTTCAAGGCGGTGACGACCATCGTGTCGTCCGCCGTGGAGGAACAATATGGCTGA
- a CDS encoding M20/M25/M40 family metallo-hydrolase, with amino-acid sequence MADAPGPLGPVDEQALDEVVAFTSELIRIDTTNRGGGECRERPAAEYTAERLAGAGLDPVLLERTPGRTNVVARIPGTDPSADALLVHGHLDVVPAEPADWSVHPFSGEVRDGVVWGRGAVDMKNMDAMVLAVVRGWAREGFRPRRDIVIAYTADEEDSAADGAGFLAEQHPGLFEGCTEGISESGAFTFHAGHGLSLYPIGAGERGTAWLKLTAEGRAGHGSKVNRENAVTAVAAAAARIGEHEWPIRLTPTVRSAITEIAALHGITADLDDPGFDVAELLAKLGPAATLVQNTIRNSSNPTMLDAGYKVNVIPGHATALIDGRTVPGGDEEFRETLDRLTGPHVSWDFYHREQALQAPVDSPTYAKLRAAVERFDPGAHTVPYCMSGGTDAKQFAKLGITGYGFSPLKMPPGLDYQALFHGVDERVPVDALHFGVRVLDHYLRTA; translated from the coding sequence ATGGCTGACGCCCCCGGCCCGCTCGGCCCCGTGGACGAGCAGGCCCTCGACGAAGTGGTCGCGTTCACGTCCGAACTGATCCGGATCGACACGACCAACCGGGGCGGCGGCGAGTGCCGGGAGCGCCCGGCCGCCGAGTACACCGCCGAGCGGCTCGCCGGGGCCGGTCTGGATCCGGTGCTCCTGGAGCGCACCCCGGGCCGGACCAACGTCGTCGCCCGGATCCCCGGCACCGACCCGTCGGCCGACGCGCTGCTCGTCCACGGCCACCTGGACGTGGTGCCCGCCGAGCCCGCCGACTGGTCCGTGCACCCCTTCTCCGGCGAGGTCCGCGACGGGGTGGTGTGGGGGCGCGGGGCCGTCGACATGAAGAACATGGACGCGATGGTCCTCGCCGTCGTCCGGGGCTGGGCGCGCGAGGGGTTCCGCCCCCGCCGCGACATCGTCATCGCGTACACCGCCGACGAGGAGGACAGCGCCGCCGACGGCGCGGGCTTCCTCGCCGAGCAGCACCCCGGACTCTTCGAAGGGTGTACGGAAGGCATCAGCGAGTCCGGTGCGTTCACCTTCCACGCCGGGCACGGCCTCTCCCTCTACCCGATCGGGGCGGGCGAGCGCGGCACCGCCTGGCTGAAGCTGACCGCCGAGGGCCGGGCCGGGCACGGCTCCAAGGTCAACCGGGAGAACGCGGTGACCGCCGTGGCGGCCGCCGCCGCCCGGATCGGCGAGCACGAGTGGCCCATCCGCCTCACCCCGACCGTACGCTCCGCGATCACCGAGATCGCCGCCCTGCACGGCATCACCGCCGACCTGGACGACCCCGGCTTCGACGTCGCCGAGCTCCTCGCCAAGCTCGGCCCGGCCGCCACGCTCGTGCAGAACACCATCCGCAACAGCAGCAACCCGACGATGCTGGACGCCGGTTACAAGGTCAACGTCATCCCCGGCCACGCCACCGCCCTCATCGACGGCCGTACGGTCCCCGGCGGGGACGAGGAGTTCCGCGAGACCCTGGACCGGCTCACCGGCCCCCACGTCTCGTGGGACTTCTACCACCGCGAGCAGGCCCTCCAGGCCCCGGTCGACTCACCGACGTACGCCAAACTCCGCGCCGCCGTGGAGCGGTTCGACCCCGGCGCGCACACCGTCCCGTACTGCATGTCGGGCGGCACGGACGCCAAGCAGTTCGCGAAGCTGGGCATCACCGGCTACGGCTTCTCGCCGCTCAAGATGCCCCCGGGCCTCGACTACCAGGCGCTCTTCCACGGCGTCGACGAGCGCGTCCCCGTCGACGCCCTCCACTTCGGCGTCCGCGTCCTGGACCACTACCTGCGCACCGCCTGA